The nucleotide window ATGTTTTTGGAAGACAGCTATCTGTGCACTGCAGGGGACTTTGGAAAAGCCaagccagagcagctgggatGTCAGTCTGAACTGCAGTTTCTTCCTTTGGTAATGCCATGGGTCATAGAAAATGTtgaggctggggacagtgtgTTAGACAGggtaaatatttcctttgtcTGGTGTGCTGTGAAGCATCTACAGGTATTGGTGAGATGAAACTTGCTAAAAAGAGAAATCTGCCCTCCAGATCATGTTTGGTGCTTCAGTCTACAGTCAGCAGCAGGTTCCAGTGAAATGACTGGGAGGCAGTGAAAATCAAAATACCTTTAGTAATAAACACTTACTGACTAGTTGCTTTAACTGCATAGTGCAACACATCCATTTGCCATGTATTTCTCAACCCTTGGCtactttttcccctcattttctttctgtctagTAATGACCAGCTCATATTTCCTTTAGATTTCCTTCATAAGTTTTTCTCTGGTTTAGCCTCTTCTCAGTAGTAGGAGAAATTGTGATGTTTTAAGGGTTGTCATTCAGGACAGGCCTGAGCATCCCTTTGAAAGTAGTAGCTGACAGTTGGTGTCAGGCCACTGTCTGCAGATGTATTTACCCAGCAGAACACTAGTAAAAATAGGGACTTTGTAGTCTTCTGTGGTGGCTACTCAAAACCAATGTTTATCTTGCCTCAGGGATTATAAAGAGCACTTTATTTCCTCTTACCCTAGTTACTCTTTAAGGTTATACATAATAGAATTTCAACTACTTGAGTCTAGGTTAGGATGATGGAGGAGGACAAATGTATTCAGCATCCAAACATTTCTGTTACTCCTATCAACTTTGAAcatgggaaaggggaaaaaaaatcagtaaggaATAAATGTATTTTAGATGTAGAGACTTTGGAGGACCAGGTTGTGGTTTTTCAGGTTGTAGTATTTCAGGTCTGCCAGTAGGAGGCATCTCCACATCAGGTActgcaggaggaagggctgcaggatCTGCCTCGCTGCTGGAACTTCAGTGTAGGTAACAGACATGGAACATACACATTTAAACCCTTGCAATtgtatttaaagaaaagcagcatctcAGTGGGATAATGCAGTACATTTAACTGTGTTCAAAGTGGGGTTTCAAAAtactaacattaaaaaaatgcttcCAGAAGTTcagttttagaatcatagaattgttagggttggaagggacctccaggatcatctagttctaaccctcCTGAGAACAAGCTACATCTTACAGCATATaaagctgaaggagaagaaTCTATATTCTTTAGAGGCTGTTAAGGATAATAATCTATTGTTGTTCAGTTCATGGCTAGCATTGTTGTATTTGTTACTGATTCTGAATGTCTTCCAGGTACCTCAGGAAAGGTTAAGCAGCTAAATTTTAATTGCTGTTATTGACTTAATGGTTTACCTCTCAATAACTTATCAAAATTAACTTTGAACTTCAAGAGGGAGAGGTTATAAGAGGAAATCCTCTCTAAAATGTTATTTGATATAAAACTCCATTAAAGCTATCATTAAtagtgggttttttcccccctaatgTTCTCCCACTGACCTGTGCTGCAATGTGACCTGCTTTGTAGCAGCCGAGTTTgtgaagagttttttttttttttatatccatatgaaatacatattaaaaaaaaaaccccgaacCCCAGTGCTCTCTCTTATGGCGTGAAACTAACAGCTGGCATTGTCAGCCAATTTCTGCTCTGTGGGGTTTTGATTTACATCTAATGCATCAAAAGACTTAAAAGTACTCAAATACTAATCATGTGTCGCTTTCTACTCAAATGAATGAGTTAAAAAGCTAACCTCGGGGAATAATTCAGACAGGAAACAAATGTGTGGAATCAGAGCAGGATAGTAAGAAAAATGGTCCTAGCTGGTTGCcagtttggtggtttgttgtggggcagggtttttttcccttcacttctAACATTTCTAACTACTgatgttccagtgttcctttTGGGAAGTGGTATGAATCCTTGCTTGCTTTAGGCATTACTCGTAGTGGTCTGCAGTCGGTAGTTGTGTTGTGTACGGTAGAAGCTgtttctccccagcacagaggagagcGGTGCAGGTGTGCAGCGGGTAACGCGATGGTGCTGGGTTGTGTGTCAGGCTCTCTCCTTTGTTTAATGGAGCGATGATCGTTGTTGGAAGTCAGTGCTGGCTATATTGGACTTGAACCAAAAACACAGAAAGGGGCCTTTTTTGCTCCTGTTCTGTACGAGAGAAGGCTGACGAAATTTAATCCGAATTGTACAGGCATACCGCGGTGAAAGCTAAAGCTCGCTCTGGAGCGTTCGGGCCGTTACTTTGCTGCCTGTATTAGCAAGATAGAGCGGGGAAGTCCTTCCTGAAGCCGTTTCGTGCTCTGCCTAGGAGGCGGGGCGGGGGGCCGGCGGTGTTACCcattgctgagcagaggggcggCCGAGCTCAGCCCGGGGGAGCGCTCCCCGCGGGCGGCGACGGGCGGGGCGGTCGCTCCGTGGTCTTCTCGCTGCTCGGCACCGTGGCCGCGCCATCGGCGGCGCTGGGCTTCCCCGGTGCCGGCGGGAGGAGCCGTCTTTTCCGCTGGGTGTCACTCCTGGCGCTGGGTGGGAGAGGCGCCTTCAAAAGCCGAGGGGAGGAAGAAGCCCGCCGACAGTCGCCTGCACCGGCAGCGCTCCCGCCGCTGCCCGCCACGCCGCGGCACGGGCGGCAGGCACTACGCTTTCTGCGGGCCGGGGCGCTCCCGGCCCTCCGCCTCGGAGCCGGCGCGGGGCGGAGAGTCATCGGTTGGTGCCGGCTGCCCCCCGACTCTAGCCCCTGCGGACAGAGGCTGTTGGCCCTGCCGGCCCCTGCGAGAAGGATGTTGGAGGGCGGCTGCAAGGCGGTGAAGGAGGgagtgctggagaagaggagcgacgggctcctgcagctctggaaaAAGAAGCGCTGCATCCTCACTGAGGAGGGGCTGCTCCTCATCCCTCCTAAGCAGCAGCcgccgcagcagcagcagccgccaCCGCCTCTGCCGGCCGAACCGGCGGCCAAGATAAAGGAGCTTCACTTCTCTAACATGAAGACGGTGGACTGCGTGGAGCGGAAGGGCAAGTACGTGTACTTCACGGTGGTGATGGCCGAGGGGAAGGAGATCGACTTTCGGTGCgcgcaggagcagggctggaacgCGGCGATCACGCTGCAGATGGTACAGTACAAGAACCGCCAGGCCATCCTGGCCGTCCGCTCCACCcgccagaagcagcagcacctggcgCAGCAGCCCCACGGCCCGCGCCTCCGCGTCGCCTCTAACTCCGCCTAGTGCAGGTAGGGACGCGGCTCCCGCTCCGCTCCCCCGCCCGACTCCGGCCGCCCCGCGGGTGTCCCGGACTGGAGCAGCTGGCCCCAGCGCGGCTCCCGGCGGGGAGAATCGGCTTCGGGCGCCGTTCCTTCGGGTCGCCGGCTGCCCTGCGCCGTGCTGTCTTAATTGCAGGTTAAGTTAAAGCCGAGCGCTTCGGGGAAGCGAGACTAAGCGCGTTCGTGGCGGACGTACTTCAGTGGGCGAGAAACTGGGCAAGCGCCAGAGATGCGGGTGGACTGGAGAGAAGCGGCTCCACAACCTGAACCCCagctagctgctgctgctgctgctttgccgCCCTCGGTGCCGAGAAGCATTTCAAATCTATTATTTATGAACCTTGGAAAGGATCCATTGCTGCGATGGGACTTGTAGGAAACATGATGTACTGTAactttattttaatgtattttattttatttattagagttggttgttttttcGTTTGTTTCGtttttggttggggttggtttgtttgtttgttttttaaagccttCTAGCAAGAAATTTATGAATGTAGGCTGTAttcaaaaaaagcaaaggaaaaaaaaatcaacgtGTGCATTTGCTCCCAAAAGGAACTGCTAAGTTCTGGGTAGTTTGGCCATGTGCAATTTGACAAAAGAGGGTTTCATTTTTGCTTGAAATATGTTGTATTACACTAACATGGAAAATGTGATGTGTGGTTTGGAATTTGTCTAGAACCCATGCtgcataaaaaacaaaaaagcctgtCTAATGAGGCAATTACAGTCTGGGTTTTaagtgttttccttttaaaatgcgATGTGTGGTAGGAGATGATAAAATGCATCCACACGTGGTTGTTCAAAAAAGTAACATTGATCATCATTCTGAGATGAACACCCTTCTCTTTAATGTATGGGCAGAGGGGATCCTGACCAGCTTCTTCTGTGCAGCTGGATCCCAGTCACCTATTTGGTGatgctcccaggctgcagggccAGAGCTGAGAAGCATTTGTGAATGCTTCTTAGTGTCCAAGTTCAGGGCTGTCTCTGCACGGTTGGTTTGTAAGCAGTCTGAGCTCTCCACCTGTGCTGAATTTTCGTGGTAGTTTTAATATGTCTTGTACTCAAGTAGCCCTTAGTTTAATACCCATTTTATGTATGTCTTAACATGCAAAGGGACTATTCTGGTCACAGTTTTCGTAAGCTGGAAGTCGCTCTCTGGCTGAGGAAAAACAAGATGAATGTTGGTGTTTGGCGCTGTCAGATGTTGAGAGGCATGCGATCTCACCTCTAAAAACCTTGACCAGGCCATGAAGTTGGCAAACAAAGGGCTAATTGCACAGCTGGTGTGTCTACCTGTGCCTCTTAAGTCAGTGGGAGTTTGGCTGTGGGTACTGGTGAGAGCGGTTTGGAGCCATTCACCCtggtgcagggagggagctgggtgCAAGCCTGGGGCACTTTCCAGGTCAGGACCCTTCAAGCAATGGGTGGATTCACATTGCAGTGCTGCTACAGCACTGGTTTAGATTGAGAGGAGAGGGTAGGTTGTAAGTGGGGTGGAGCAGCAGGGACCCTTGTCTCTGGTTCAAGGTAAAAAGTCACAGCCGTGGAGCTATTTAACTAGTGTGGTGAGGGAAAATGGCTTTTGGCCCCTTTGCGAGTTACATGAATGTAAACAAAATCTTTTAAAGCCCCCCAGGATTTTACTGTTTGTGTAACTGAGGCAAAGCTTGACTGTAAAAGCCCTGTATTTTTGGTTCAAGCCATGTCTGTAAGCGTTCAAAGCAAAAGACTGAAGGGACACTGGAAGGAATTGGCTACTGCATGTGACAATCCCTTCCTCTGCACCCTAAGCATGAGCTCAAGCCTGTAAGGAATAAGGTGAGATCTCTTGTAgtcctctgctttccttccttgccCTCATGTATTGGGGTCATGTACCTAGATGTGCAAAACGTGTCATGGTGCACACTTAAAGCCCAGACCTCAGAGGACTCTCTGTGGCTACTCCTCTTTCTGGTCTGGCCCTTCACAAGGTTGTGTGATGAGCTCAGGTTGGTAGACTACAGCTGTCCTAACAAAGTTATTACTTTGAGGCTAATTGATGCAAGGCATCTTCAAGGATTAGATTGGCTGTCCTGGCAATCGTAATAGCTAATTTCCACATCTCTGTACATCTGCCATTACCATTCTGCTAATGCTTGGATGTTAGAGCTGCAAGGGGATTCTCTGATGAGCTAGTCAAAGATTGGCAAAATAGGCTGTAATTTGTAATTTGGCACCTCTCTTTGGAGTCATTAATTACAGTTTACTGAGTAATGAATCCACCTTTTCAGATACACAGATGTATCAGTGATAATCTCACCTGCTAAAATATGTTTAACCTTACTGAAGGACAAGTGTAGCAGTCAAAAATTAATTCTGATGTGATCAGAGACACACACATTTCTCTAGAAGAGCCAGATAGTCCTGTCCCCAGTGGATGCAAGTACCCTGAATGCCATAAAAATCTGTCAGTCTAGTCTAAAGCTGAAATCTTACCGCTCCTCTGCAAGTACTTGCACTTCAAAAACTGAAGCATGACAATTTTGCAGACAAAATTGACAGTGAAGTTGCCAGCTTGCCTTTTgaatttgcttctgcttttgttccCCACCAGTTCAAGGTCACTGTCCCACTTTTATCTTAGCGTTTCTCGTTTTAAGTCAATTTCAAGGATGCTCTCGAAACCATTTGGTTTGGTCATCAACAAACCTTTGCTGGTTGCTATTGCCTGCTGTGTAACCTTTATAAAAACGTTTTTGTCAGCCAACCTCTTAGTCTGATAGGGTCACATCACAGAAGCTACCTTGAGCTGTTCCTGAGCCTGCAGCCTGAGTTGGTGGGATACATGTAAGGATCCAGCCCTCCCCCTTGTGCCCTTGACTGTCTTTTGGAAACTGAATGGGAACAAATTGCCTGGGGTCCCCTGGGGACAGTCAGACTGCGTGGCTCACACCACGTCAGTATAAATAAGGCTAAATTGTCTGATGTGAACAGGCTGACAACTTTCTCACGCTCTAAATTCTATGAGGTTTTGGggtctttggttggttggttttgtttgtttgggtttttcatttaggtttggggtttgttgtttgtttttctttttgggggggtggggatggttttggtttgattttttagACCAAGAAGTTGTTTGCTCTTTTAAATTCAGTAGTTctgggcttttctttttttttttgggggggggggggggggggtgggttgcTGCTTTACTACTCCATAGACTTCATTGGAGCTAACTTGGTTAAATACTGTCACTGCCTTATAAACAGTGGAGATAAAAAATTCCAACAGATCTTCTTACTGGAggtttttcagtaaagaaatcaaGTTATCCTTCCCCTTACaacaaaaacagaagaaaaaaaaaaaaagaagccagcaGGCTGTGGCTGAAGTCAATTCATTGATTCATTGCAGAATAAGCAAATGCCAGTAAAATCAATTCATTGATTCATGGCAGAATAAACAAATGCCAGTAAAATACATATGGGCAAGCACATGGTAGCAAAATTTGTTTAGTCAGTTCATAAAGAAGTCAAAATTGCAtgtcttaattaaaaaaaaaattaaaagtgattaaaaggcaagaaaattCAAGCTGTGGCAAGCAAGAAAATGTAGAAGTTGGGGAAATGGAAGACAAAGTGGATGTTGTCTCTGACATCCTGAAgtaattcctcttttttttctttaaaggttCATGATATGCAAATGCCAGCTTCTGACTTATAGCTGCAGTGATGTACCAAATGTTTTCTAGCATATTCTATTGTGAGGAGAAATATCAGTGtcataaagaaaaaagcaaacaaccaacaaaaagtGTGTAAATATGGCTCATAAATGATTTCTGagaaatgtgatttatttttcctatttttcaaGATGCATTCCATTTTAAATAAAGAGGTATCTATTGAAAGAGCTCTTGGTATGTTGGAGGCATGGGTGGTTGGTGGCCTGGCTGTTCTGATTAAAGCCTGATCTAAGCTTTTCCAGTGTCTTAATCTAAGCCTAAGAGGAACACTTTGAACCTGTGTTGATATCTTCCACAGGGATGAACCACCTAGGTGCTCCAATTGATCTTCATACATAGCACAATTACAAGACAGTCAtcagttttgctttttgctCTGTGGGATGTGTGAGCACCCACACAGAGTCCTTTGAGCTGCAGTAATACTCTGCCTTGTGTCACAGTCTATGCACAACAAATCTTTGAGACAGAGACTTGGGGCTCCTAATCTTCACTGATGAGGATTCTAAAATGAAGCATGAAACGTGCCTTGTTGATTCTTTTATGTATCTGAGGCACTGTGGTTGAAGTCGttcttcccctatactcagcactggttagaccacaccttgagtactgtgtccagttctggactactcagttcaagaaggacactgaactacttgaacatttccagagaagtgcaatgaggctggggtgaggtctggagcacagccctgtgaggagaggctgagggagctgggggtgtttagcctggagaagaggaggttcagggcagacctcattgctgtctacaactacctgaagggaggatgtagccaggtgggggttggtctcctcccaggcaaccagtgacagaacaagaggacacagtctcaagctgtgcagggggaagtttaggtttgatcttagaaaaaagttcttcccagaaagagtaattgtccCTTGgactgtgctgcccaggcaggtggtggagtcaccatccctggaggtgttcaacaaaagcttggctgtggcacttggagccatggtttagttgtcaggaggtgttaggtattaggtaataggttggacttgatgatctcaggtcttctccaacctggttgattctgtgagtctgtgattctgtgaatttgaaGTGACCTGAGAGCAGCGGGGAAAGAACACTTCCACCATTCAGTGCATCCTCTGACCCATTCTCTTCTGCCTTTGTGGGAAAAGAAGCAGGACAAGAAAAATGTGTgatggcttctgctgctttagGGGTTCCACAGAACTGCAGCCTTTTTGATGCCTTGATCTCAGGTCATCATCTTCCAAAAGGGTATTAACTTTAGTGGGGCAGTCTGCACTGACCTAGGCTTATTAGTGTTTTGCCTTCAGTGGAGTCATAACAGCAACCTCTGGTGTAAGAAAGCTCTTGCTGTAACAAAAGTTCTCTTTTTTTACCAGTACACATCCAAAATGTAGGCATTTGACCTTAATATTTGATACACAAGTGATGGCTTATAAAGTTGACTTCTCACAAGTGCTGGTCTTCAGCAACTTTGAAGAGCCAGTTAAGCATCTCCAGGTTTATAGCCTATTCAAGGGCCTGTTGTTGCTTACAGCTTTTGAAGATGTCCCTTAAGAGCTTTTAATAACAGTGATAAACAAGTAGCTCTGTAAGGGCACAAGTAGAGTAAACCAAGAACTTAATAACTTGGTCTTGTTTCTGATCCTGCACCAATGATGATACCTTTATAAAGGTACATTGAAAAGTTGTTATTCTACGTTGAGGACTTAAGTTTTAACCAAGAGGACATAAGAAAAGGCTTTTAACATGTTTGTGGTGCATATGAAATGGGCCTAGGAACTGGGCCATTGTTTTCTAGTGGGGCAACATTGCCTTAAAGCTTTCTCTGACCCAAAGAAGGATAGAAAGAATGCAGAAACTGAGATAAACATGAGGCATGGAGGTAAAATGTGAACCTGATTCAAAATCCATTGAATGGGAATTTTCTACACTAAAACAGATTCTTGACCTTCTGGTAAAAATTAtggctgcttctctttctgttcAGAAAGCCCAGGAATGAAACCCCAGAAGCAGGACCTCTGCTTGTAATCTGTACTTGGTGGGAGGTTATGATAACGCTGACATGATGGTGTTTCATCATTGCCAATGGAATGAGGGGGAGAGCAAGAAGAAGATGAAACAAGGCCTACATTTTCCAATCTAAACAAAAAGATGAAATAAGACCAATCTAAATGTCTCCTTTCCCCTCTGAAACAATATCTAGACCAGAACAGTTTCTTGCAGTTTCATTGAATTCACAGCATAGCTGAAACGAAACAATTTTCTTTGTCATTGAACCCAGGTTAGAACTAAACCGAAGCCTTTACTGCTTTGCCTGTTTCTAAGCAGGAGCATCTCACTCATTCCTAGAAAGTGCCTAAATTACCTTCCAcacttctgtcttttttttgtccttttttaatcttttttcctcttttttcttttttttccttttttcttttgtttttccttttttcttttgtttttcctttttcctttgtctttccttttttcctttgtctttccttttttcctttgtctttccttttttcctttgtctttccttttttcctttgtctttccttttttcctttgtctttccttttttcctttgtctttccttttttcctttgtctttccttttttcctttgtctttccttttttcctttgtctttccttttttcctttgtctttccttttttcctttgtctttccttttttcctttgtctttccttttttcctttgtctttccttttttcctttgtctttccttttttcctttgtctttccttttatttccgtttttatttttgtattttattaatCAACTGTTGTGAGGATTCTTAACCTAAATATCTTTATaggaaaagctgctttcagTTTTTTACAGAGTTCTAAGCAGTATCATGGGCATTTGTGATaatgttttttcctgtgttccTACTGGGGAATTTTTGATGTGTGAGGTAAGGAGCCTGCAAACACTGCACGGCTTTTACATGCTGCTTACAGCAAAAAGATGATGACTTTGGTCCTGCTAAGAGCTGAACATCCTTAGggtgtcacaggatcacagtacattagaggctggacCTCAAGACCTCAGTGAGtacaaccctcctgccagagcaggatcacttagggtagtccacacaggaatgcatccaggtggggtttgaaagtctccagagaaggagactccacaaccccccttgacagcctgttccagtgctccctcaccctcactgtaaaggtGTCCTGACCTAGGACCTGCTTGAAACCTCACAATGGGGCCCAGTCAGTTGTGGGATCTTGTCCTAGTGCTATATGCTGAATTTCCAAGGAAAGGGGCATCATCTGCATTAAGTGCTGGGAAATGGTTATGTTGCTAGCTGGCACCCCCAGGAAGCTTGTGCTCTCCATTCACTTCTGCTTTGATTGCAGCAATTACAAGTTTTCCCAGAGAGACTTATAGTGAAAGCCAGAGGTGAGGCTTCTGTGCTTAAGTACTTGGGaattttggggttggttttgttttgtttacacTTTCAGAAGCATATCAAAGCAGAGGCACTTGCCTCAGCATAGGCTAATTGCAGCCACTGTAAAGTGGCCAATTTCACAGCCTTTCCAAGTCGTTCTGATagattttgaaggccaggctggatgtggctgtgagcagcctgatgtagtgtgaggtgttcctgcccatagcacgggggttggaactgaatgatccttgaggggtcccttccaaccctgacaattctatgattctatgcctttAAGTGATGCCAGCTGCCactttggggggtggggggaatggTTGTCTGGATGGGGTTTGGATTTACCCTTTGTGTAAAACAGCCCTATGACAACAGTGGATTTTGCACAAACAGAATTTTTATTGACCCTGCTTTGTCACCTTTGCCTTCCAACACTTTGTAACCAGTCACAGCAGATTAACCAAACTGGTAAACAGGTGTAGAATGACTAACAATGAAGCAtccagtgctctgctcagtAGAATGTTTTCAATGAGGCAATCTGCCCCACAGGTTGTGAGGCTTCCAGAGGGATGAGGAAATCACTGCTTGTGTTTTTAAGACCTCGCCAGTGTTTTGTAAATATTTCTGCTGTTTATGGCTGTGCCTACGGTTTTCATTACAAATTGCAGCGGAATTGGGTCATGTGCTCTTCAGGAGGAGATTATTTCATTGACTGCAGTTTCTGTTGGGTTCAGTCACTTAGTGTCCAGGATCTGTTGCACCTCCTGCTGTGTCCAAGggtaagaaaaaataaaatacagtgtgTAGTAGCAGCAGTGAACCTGTGACTCCCTTGGAGCATAAATCCAGCCTGTTCTTGGCTTGGTTGCCAGAGACAGGGTCTTTTGAGGGAACAGCTCTCCTTCATGTTGCTGTGTGCTTTGGACCTGGGCCTGGAGCTGATAACTGCCTGTACCAGTGATAGCACCTCTCTGCAAGGCTCTCAGCCCACTTGTATATCATATCTgtgtgctggagaagaggaaactcgGGACCAGAGAGCCCACACTGCCTGCCCAAGGTCGTGCCTTGGGAGATGAAGAGCAGCATTCCATTCATAGGCAGGGTCCCTGTCCTTGTGTGAGAAACTCTGCCTCTCACAGCAAAGgctgcttcattttctgtgcTTGGTAGAGACCTTCTATAGAGCCAACCACAAACACAGTGTCCAAGGCCCTTgccaggtcacagaatcacagaatcagccacgctggaaaagatctcagagatcatcaagtccaacctattacctaacacctcctgacaactcaaccatggctccaagggccacagccaagctttttttgaacatctctagggatggtgacaccaccgcctccctgggcagcaaatTTCActggccagttactctttctgtgaaaaaccttctcctcacctcgagcctaaactt belongs to Indicator indicator isolate 239-I01 chromosome 3, UM_Iind_1.1, whole genome shotgun sequence and includes:
- the PHLDA1 gene encoding pleckstrin homology-like domain family A member 1, with amino-acid sequence MLEGGCKAVKEGVLEKRSDGLLQLWKKKRCILTEEGLLLIPPKQQPPQQQQPPPPLPAEPAAKIKELHFSNMKTVDCVERKGKYVYFTVVMAEGKEIDFRCAQEQGWNAAITLQMVQYKNRQAILAVRSTRQKQQHLAQQPHGPRLRVASNSA